In a single window of the Mycobacterium bourgelatii genome:
- a CDS encoding DUF2786 domain-containing protein has product MTDDKMLSRIAALLRQAEGTDNPHEADAFMAAAQRLATATSIDLAVARSHSATRSAAQGPTQRTITIGEAGTRGLRTYVQLFVLIAAANDVRCDIATNSTFVYAYGFPQDIDATHALYASLVVQMVRASDAYLATGAHRPTPTITARLNFQLAFGARVGQRLAEAREEARREVDKDRERAPGTAIALRDKELELHDYYRRASKARGTWRATRASAGYSSAARRAGDRAGRRARLGSSPELPGARTAVGR; this is encoded by the coding sequence ATGACCGACGACAAGATGTTGTCCCGCATCGCGGCGTTGCTCCGCCAGGCCGAGGGCACCGACAATCCCCACGAAGCTGATGCGTTCATGGCCGCCGCGCAACGGTTGGCGACGGCGACGTCCATCGATCTGGCGGTGGCACGATCCCATTCGGCCACCCGCTCGGCCGCCCAGGGCCCCACGCAACGCACCATCACCATCGGCGAGGCGGGCACCCGCGGGCTGCGCACCTACGTGCAGCTGTTCGTGCTCATCGCGGCGGCCAACGACGTGCGCTGTGACATCGCCACGAATTCGACCTTCGTCTATGCCTACGGGTTCCCCCAGGACATCGATGCGACCCACGCCCTCTACGCCAGCCTGGTGGTTCAGATGGTCCGGGCGTCGGACGCCTACCTCGCCACCGGTGCACACCGGCCCACCCCGACGATCACCGCCCGGCTCAACTTCCAACTGGCGTTCGGGGCTCGCGTCGGCCAGCGGCTGGCCGAGGCCCGCGAGGAGGCGCGCCGGGAGGTAGACAAGGACCGCGAGCGCGCGCCCGGAACGGCTATCGCCTTGCGGGACAAGGAACTCGAATTGCACGACTATTATCGGAGAGCGTCCAAAGCCCGCGGTACCTGGCGGGCGACCAGGGCCTCGGCCGGGTATTCGTCGGCGGCGCGCCGCGCCGGTGACCGGGCTGGGCGGCGAGCGCGGCTGGGCTCCAGCCCCGAACTGCCGGGGGCGCGCACCGCAGTGGGCCGGTGA
- a CDS encoding TIGR04338 family metallohydrolase: MAEKDSQRAKVYAAEDFVRTLFDRAAEHGLPSVEFFGTQLTLPPEARFGSVDSVQRYVDDVLAVPAVRQQWPEVSPLRVRARRAATAAHYENRDGAGIIAVPDRSTADWAMRELVVLHEIAHHLCQVPPPHGPEFVATMCTLSEMVMGPEVGHVLRVVYAKEGVR, translated from the coding sequence CTGGCTGAGAAGGATTCACAGCGCGCGAAGGTTTACGCGGCCGAGGACTTCGTCCGGACGCTGTTCGACCGCGCGGCCGAACACGGCTTACCCAGCGTGGAGTTCTTCGGGACGCAGTTGACGTTGCCCCCGGAGGCGCGGTTCGGTTCGGTGGACTCCGTGCAGCGGTATGTCGACGACGTCCTCGCGGTGCCGGCGGTTCGCCAACAGTGGCCCGAGGTGTCGCCGCTGCGGGTGCGAGCGCGACGCGCTGCCACCGCGGCACACTACGAAAACCGCGACGGCGCAGGGATTATCGCCGTGCCCGACCGCTCCACGGCGGACTGGGCGATGCGCGAGTTGGTAGTGCTGCACGAAATCGCGCACCACCTGTGTCAGGTGCCGCCGCCGCACGGCCCGGAGTTCGTGGCGACGATGTGCACACTCAGCGAAATGGTCATGGGACCGGAGGTGGGGCACGTGTTGCGCGTGGTGTACGCGAAGGAGGGGGTTCGATGA
- a CDS encoding beta-glucosidase has protein sequence MNERQPEDPDARAREIELQMTDDERFSLLVGVLGKGDLWPLRDERIPPDVSMSAGYVPGVTRLGVPALMMSDAGLGVTNPGYRPGDSATALPAGLALASSFNPALARAAGEVIGREARSRGINVQLAGSMNLARDPRNGRNFEYLSEDPLLTGVLAAESVSGIQQQGVISTVKHFSLNCNETNRHWLDAIIDPDAHRESDLLAFEIAIERARPAAVMAAYNKVNGSYAAQNSVLLNDILKTAWGYRGWVMSDWGGTPSWECALAGLDQECGAQIDAILWGAEQFTDRLRAAYAEGRLPKERLSDMVRRILRSMFAVGIDRRGDPPEPDMDAHNKVALQIAREGTVLLKNDGTLPLASVERIAVIGGYAQVGVPTGCGSSTVVPPGGYAEVIPIGGPGLTGGTRNLYLLPSSPLEELRKQFPSAQIEFDRGLTPAEAVLVARRADAVIVFAIRVEGEGFDSADLSLPWGQDEVIAAVAAVNPNTVVVLETGNPAAMPWRDSVNAIIEAWYPGQAGSRAIAEIIAGKVNPSGRLPITFPVDLSQTPRPELPGLGEPVGTATPIDYSEGADVGYRWFARTGQRPMFPFGHGLSYTRFEYRDLVVAGGETVVAGVDVVNAGNRAGADVAQLYLIGAPGGRRLRLLGFERVDLKPGQSRRVSIEADPRLLADYADGAWRITPGSYSVAVGASAAAFAFTAEVELAGRAFGR, from the coding sequence ATGAACGAGCGCCAACCCGAGGATCCCGACGCCCGCGCACGCGAGATCGAACTGCAGATGACCGACGACGAACGCTTTTCGCTGCTGGTCGGTGTGCTGGGGAAGGGTGACCTGTGGCCGCTGCGCGACGAGCGCATCCCCCCAGACGTGTCGATGAGCGCCGGGTACGTGCCCGGGGTCACGCGGTTGGGAGTTCCGGCGCTGATGATGAGTGATGCCGGCCTGGGCGTCACCAATCCCGGCTACCGTCCGGGTGACAGCGCAACGGCGCTTCCGGCCGGGCTGGCGCTGGCGTCCAGTTTCAACCCGGCGCTCGCCCGCGCCGCCGGTGAGGTGATCGGCCGCGAGGCGCGCAGCCGCGGGATCAATGTCCAGCTAGCGGGCTCGATGAACCTGGCGCGCGACCCCCGCAACGGCCGCAACTTCGAATACCTCTCGGAGGACCCGCTATTGACCGGTGTGCTGGCCGCTGAGTCGGTCAGCGGCATCCAGCAACAGGGCGTCATCTCCACCGTCAAGCACTTCTCGTTGAACTGCAACGAAACGAACCGGCACTGGCTGGACGCAATCATCGACCCCGACGCCCACCGCGAGTCGGACCTGCTGGCGTTCGAGATCGCCATCGAGCGGGCGCGGCCCGCTGCGGTGATGGCCGCGTACAACAAGGTCAACGGGAGCTATGCCGCCCAGAACTCCGTGCTGCTCAACGACATCCTGAAAACCGCGTGGGGATACCGGGGTTGGGTGATGTCGGACTGGGGTGGGACGCCGAGCTGGGAGTGTGCGCTGGCGGGACTGGACCAGGAGTGTGGCGCGCAGATCGACGCCATCCTGTGGGGAGCCGAACAATTCACCGACCGATTACGAGCGGCCTACGCCGAGGGAAGGCTGCCCAAGGAGCGCCTGTCGGACATGGTCCGTCGGATCCTGCGGTCGATGTTCGCGGTCGGGATAGACCGACGGGGAGACCCGCCGGAACCAGACATGGACGCCCACAACAAGGTTGCGTTACAGATCGCCCGCGAAGGGACCGTGCTGCTGAAGAACGACGGCACGCTGCCGTTGGCCTCGGTTGAGCGCATTGCCGTCATCGGCGGCTACGCGCAGGTCGGTGTGCCGACCGGTTGCGGGTCGAGCACGGTCGTGCCGCCCGGAGGATATGCCGAGGTGATCCCGATCGGCGGTCCCGGTCTGACCGGCGGCACCCGTAACCTGTACCTGCTGCCGTCCAGCCCGCTGGAGGAGCTGCGCAAGCAATTCCCCAGCGCCCAAATCGAATTCGACCGCGGCCTCACCCCGGCCGAAGCGGTGCTGGTGGCGCGGCGAGCCGACGCGGTGATCGTCTTCGCGATCCGCGTCGAAGGGGAGGGCTTCGACAGCGCCGATCTGTCACTGCCGTGGGGCCAGGACGAGGTGATCGCCGCCGTCGCCGCCGTCAACCCGAACACCGTGGTGGTCCTCGAGACGGGCAACCCGGCCGCAATGCCGTGGCGGGACTCGGTGAACGCCATCATCGAGGCCTGGTATCCAGGGCAAGCGGGTAGCCGTGCCATCGCGGAAATCATTGCCGGAAAGGTGAATCCATCGGGTCGGCTGCCGATCACGTTCCCGGTCGATCTCAGCCAGACACCTCGACCGGAGCTGCCCGGCCTGGGTGAACCGGTGGGTACGGCCACCCCCATCGACTACTCCGAAGGCGCCGACGTCGGCTATCGCTGGTTCGCGCGGACGGGACAAAGGCCCATGTTCCCGTTCGGGCACGGTTTGTCCTACACCCGCTTCGAGTACCGCGACCTGGTGGTGGCGGGTGGCGAGACAGTGGTTGCGGGCGTCGACGTCGTCAACGCCGGCAACCGGGCCGGAGCGGACGTTGCGCAGCTGTATCTGATCGGCGCCCCGGGGGGACGCCGGTTGCGGTTGCTGGGATTTGAGCGGGTAGACCTCAAACCCGGGCAGTCGCGGCGGGTGAGCATCGAAGCCGATCCTCGCCTGCTTGCCGACTATGCCGACGGCGCCTGGCGGATCACGCCGGGCAGCTACTCGGTCGCGGTCGGCGCATCAGCGGCGGCGTTCGCGTTCACGGCCGAGGTCGAACTGGCCGGCCGTGCGTTCGGGCGCTAA
- a CDS encoding metallothionein: protein MSHYEAGTVLTCGHEGCGCRVRIEQECHCSHSDQAYRCTCGEELVPVK from the coding sequence ATGTCTCACTACGAAGCAGGAACCGTGCTGACCTGCGGCCACGAGGGCTGCGGCTGTCGCGTTCGCATCGAGCAGGAATGCCACTGCTCCCACAGCGACCAGGCCTACCGCTGCACCTGCGGCGAAGAGTTGGTTCCCGTCAAGTAA
- a CDS encoding O-methyltransferase, with the protein MANEVTPRDVDAFLDRTLIGDDPVLTAVLESSRAAGLPAITVSAQQGKFLSLLAGAIGARRILELGTLGGYSTIWLARGVDPDGQVVTLEYEAKYAEVARANFQRAGVADRVEVVVGAALDTLPTVTGEPFDLVFIDADKENNLPYLDWAIWLSRPGAIIVLDNVVRDGRVLVEGDDPRLVATRLALQMMGVHPRLDAAALQTVGSKTWDGFAIAAVRPE; encoded by the coding sequence ATGGCTAACGAAGTAACCCCGCGCGACGTCGACGCATTCTTGGATCGCACGCTGATCGGCGATGATCCGGTGTTGACTGCGGTGTTGGAGTCCAGTCGTGCGGCCGGCCTACCGGCCATCACCGTTTCGGCCCAGCAGGGCAAGTTCCTCAGCCTGCTGGCTGGTGCCATCGGGGCGCGACGCATCCTCGAACTCGGCACGCTGGGCGGTTACAGCACCATCTGGCTCGCGCGGGGCGTGGATCCGGACGGTCAGGTGGTCACCCTGGAATACGAAGCCAAATACGCCGAGGTGGCTCGTGCGAACTTTCAGCGAGCCGGTGTGGCTGACCGGGTGGAGGTAGTGGTCGGCGCCGCGCTGGACACCTTGCCGACGGTCACCGGCGAGCCCTTCGATCTGGTGTTCATCGACGCCGACAAAGAGAACAACCTGCCGTATCTGGACTGGGCGATATGGCTCTCCCGGCCCGGCGCAATCATCGTGCTGGACAACGTCGTTCGTGACGGCAGGGTGCTGGTGGAGGGCGACGACCCCAGGCTGGTCGCCACGCGTCTGGCGCTGCAAATGATGGGTGTTCATCCACGTCTGGATGCCGCCGCGTTGCAGACCGTGGGCTCCAAGACGTGGGACGGGTTCGCCATTGCGGCGGTCAGGCCGGAGTGA
- a CDS encoding NAD(P)H-dependent flavin oxidoreductase: MDVADRLRLDVPVGQAGMGGGLAGAPLAAAVAKAGALGTLGLAPPRELRDAIEQVRSEAPGRAVAVNLLLPFTGRRHVEVCVAARVDAVVLAFGERRGLVEQLRDAGVFVFAMVGTRPQAQHAVRQGVDGLIAQGREAGGHLVGTTPALDFLPQALSVAGDRPVFLAGGIATSADTRAALDTGATGVIAGTRFLLTHEANAHREYQRRVTVADETIETNLFGFTWPLRHRVVPNDATRRWCRDDGKAKALPAALNAASGHLAIPLYRDLNALLRLQSANGPLFSPIAPNREMPDHWVDRAALYAGDSALRINEVTSAEQAVKDLTPA, from the coding sequence ATCGACGTCGCCGACCGTCTGCGACTCGACGTTCCGGTCGGACAGGCCGGGATGGGCGGGGGCCTGGCCGGCGCACCCTTGGCCGCGGCGGTCGCAAAGGCCGGCGCCCTGGGCACGCTCGGTCTCGCGCCACCCCGAGAGTTGCGCGACGCAATCGAGCAGGTGCGGTCCGAGGCGCCGGGCCGGGCGGTGGCGGTCAACCTCCTGCTGCCCTTCACCGGTCGCCGGCACGTCGAGGTTTGCGTTGCAGCGCGCGTCGACGCCGTCGTATTGGCGTTCGGCGAGCGACGTGGGCTGGTCGAGCAGCTCAGGGACGCCGGCGTCTTCGTCTTCGCGATGGTCGGCACGCGCCCGCAGGCTCAGCACGCCGTGCGACAGGGTGTGGACGGTTTGATCGCGCAGGGACGCGAGGCGGGCGGGCACCTGGTGGGAACCACGCCGGCCCTGGACTTTCTGCCGCAGGCGCTGAGCGTGGCGGGCGACCGCCCGGTCTTTCTGGCCGGCGGAATCGCCACCAGCGCCGATACACGTGCGGCCCTGGACACCGGAGCCACCGGGGTCATCGCCGGCACCCGATTCTTGCTGACGCACGAGGCCAATGCGCACCGGGAGTATCAGCGGCGAGTCACCGTCGCAGACGAGACGATCGAGACCAACCTGTTCGGTTTCACCTGGCCGCTGCGACACCGGGTGGTGCCCAACGACGCCACCCGCCGATGGTGCCGCGACGACGGCAAGGCCAAGGCATTACCGGCAGCCCTCAACGCTGCCAGCGGACACCTGGCGATCCCGCTCTACCGCGACCTGAACGCCCTGCTGCGGCTGCAGTCGGCGAATGGTCCGCTGTTCTCGCCGATCGCGCCGAACCGTGAGATGCCGGACCACTGGGTCGACCGGGCGGCGCTGTATGCCGGCGACTCGGCGCTGCGGATCAACGAAGTCACCTCGGCCGAGCAGGCGGTCAAAGACCTCACTCCGGCCTGA
- the ilvD gene encoding dihydroxy-acid dehydratase: MALVTNQAADQADIKPRSRDVTDGLEKAAARGMLRAVGMGDDDFAKPQIGVGSSWNEITPCNLSLERLAKAVKEGVFQAGGYPLEFGTISVSDGISMGHEGMHFSLVSREVIADSVETVMQAERLDGSVLLAGCDKSLPGMLMAAARLDLASVFLYAGSVLPGVAKLSDGSEREVTIIDAFEAVGACARGLMSRADVDAIERTFCPGEGACGGMYTANTMASAAEALGMSLPGSAAPPATDRRRDGFARRSGQAVVELLRRGITARDILTREAFENAISVVMAFGGSTNAVLHLLAIAHEADVDLTLDDFSRIGSKVPHLADVKPFGRHVMTDVDHIGGVPVVMKALLDAGLLHGDCLTVTGQTLAENLAAIAPPDPDGKVLRALTNPIHPTGGITILHGSLAPEGAVVKSAGFESDVFEGTARVFDGERAALDALEDGTITHGDAVVIRYEGPKGGPGMREMLAITGAIKGAGLGKDVLLLTDGRFSGGTTGLCVGHIAPEAVDGGPIAFLRDGDKIRLNVAEQTLDVVLDDPAEFEARKRDFTPPPPRYKTGVLAKYVKLVRSAAAGAVCG, translated from the coding sequence ATGGCCCTTGTGACTAATCAAGCCGCAGATCAAGCCGATATCAAACCCCGCAGCCGCGACGTCACCGACGGTCTGGAGAAGGCCGCCGCCCGCGGGATGTTGCGCGCGGTAGGTATGGGCGACGACGACTTCGCCAAGCCACAGATCGGGGTCGGGTCGTCGTGGAACGAGATCACCCCGTGCAACCTGTCCCTGGAACGACTGGCCAAGGCGGTCAAGGAAGGCGTGTTCCAGGCCGGCGGCTATCCGCTCGAGTTCGGGACGATCTCCGTTTCCGACGGCATCTCGATGGGTCACGAGGGGATGCACTTCTCCCTGGTCTCCCGCGAGGTGATCGCCGACAGCGTCGAAACCGTGATGCAGGCCGAGCGGCTCGACGGCTCGGTGTTGCTGGCCGGCTGCGACAAGTCGCTACCCGGGATGCTGATGGCCGCGGCGCGCCTCGACCTGGCCTCGGTGTTCCTCTACGCGGGCTCCGTGCTGCCCGGGGTGGCCAAGCTTTCCGACGGCAGCGAGCGCGAGGTCACCATCATCGACGCCTTCGAGGCGGTGGGCGCCTGTGCACGCGGACTGATGAGCCGCGCTGACGTCGACGCCATCGAACGGACCTTCTGTCCCGGTGAAGGCGCGTGCGGTGGCATGTACACCGCCAACACCATGGCCAGCGCCGCCGAAGCGCTGGGCATGTCGTTGCCGGGCAGCGCGGCGCCGCCGGCCACCGACCGCCGGCGCGACGGGTTCGCCCGACGCAGCGGGCAGGCCGTGGTGGAGTTGCTGCGCCGCGGCATCACCGCCCGCGACATTCTCACCAGGGAGGCGTTCGAAAACGCCATCTCGGTGGTGATGGCGTTCGGCGGCTCGACCAACGCCGTGCTGCACCTGCTGGCCATCGCCCACGAAGCCGACGTCGACCTCACGCTGGACGACTTCAGCCGGATCGGTTCCAAGGTTCCGCACCTGGCCGACGTCAAGCCGTTCGGTCGCCACGTGATGACTGACGTCGACCACATCGGCGGGGTGCCAGTGGTAATGAAAGCACTGTTGGACGCTGGCCTTTTACACGGTGATTGCCTGACGGTGACGGGCCAGACGCTGGCCGAGAACCTCGCCGCGATCGCCCCGCCCGACCCGGACGGCAAGGTGCTGCGTGCCCTGACCAACCCGATCCACCCCACCGGGGGCATCACCATCCTGCACGGATCGCTGGCCCCCGAGGGCGCCGTGGTCAAGTCGGCCGGCTTTGAGTCCGACGTGTTCGAAGGCACCGCAAGGGTTTTCGACGGCGAACGCGCCGCGCTGGACGCCCTCGAGGACGGCACCATCACCCACGGCGACGCAGTGGTGATCCGCTACGAAGGGCCCAAGGGCGGCCCCGGTATGCGGGAAATGCTGGCCATCACCGGTGCCATCAAGGGTGCCGGTCTGGGTAAGGACGTGCTGCTGCTCACCGACGGCCGGTTCTCCGGCGGGACGACCGGCCTGTGCGTGGGACACATCGCCCCCGAAGCGGTCGACGGCGGCCCCATCGCATTCCTGCGCGACGGGGACAAGATTCGCCTCAACGTCGCCGAGCAGACGCTGGACGTCGTACTGGACGACCCGGCGGAATTCGAGGCCCGCAAGCGGGACTTCACTCCCCCGCCGCCGCGCTACAAGACCGGCGTGCTGGCCAAGTACGTCAAGCTGGTCCGCTCCGCAGCAGCTGGCGCAGTCTGCGGATAG
- a CDS encoding metal-sensitive transcriptional regulator gives MTKAVETHGYTQQKDNYAKRLRRIEGQVRGIARMIDEDKYCIDVLTQISAVNSALRSVALNLLDEHLNHCVSRAVAEGGAEADSKIAEASAAIARLVRS, from the coding sequence ATGACAAAAGCAGTCGAAACGCACGGCTATACGCAGCAGAAAGACAATTACGCCAAGCGGCTGCGCCGTATCGAGGGCCAGGTGCGTGGCATCGCGCGCATGATCGACGAGGACAAGTACTGCATCGATGTCCTCACGCAGATCAGCGCCGTCAACAGCGCCCTGCGGTCGGTGGCGTTGAACCTGCTCGATGAGCACCTGAACCACTGCGTTTCGCGCGCCGTCGCGGAAGGCGGCGCGGAGGCGGACAGTAAAATCGCTGAAGCTTCTGCCGCCATTGCGCGTCTGGTGCGTTCTTGA
- a CDS encoding MFS transporter, which produces MTAEIKTPAAARTWTPRIAAQLSVLAAAAFIYVTAEILPVGALSAIARNLHVSVVWVGTLLTWYALVAALTTVPLVRWTAHWPRRRALLLSLVCLTASQVISALAPNFAVLAAGRVLCAVTHGLLWSVIAPIATRLVPPSHAGRATMSIYIGTSLALVVGSPLTAVLSLMWGWRLAAVCVTVAAAVVTVAARLLLPEMPLSEDQLQHVGPRARHHRNSQLIKVSLITMVGVTGHFVSYTYIVVLIREVVGIRGPNQAWMLAAYGAAGVIAVALVARPLDRRPKGAIVMCIAGLTIPFVLLAALAFGGHRAPLTSLLVGTAAIVLWGAMATAVSPMLQSAAMRSGADDPDGASGLYVTAFQVGIMAGSLLGGLLYERSVAMMLTASAVLMAIALVGMATTRQPFDDAAASSHVQ; this is translated from the coding sequence ATGACTGCCGAAATCAAGACCCCTGCCGCTGCGCGCACGTGGACGCCACGGATCGCCGCGCAGCTATCGGTGCTCGCCGCGGCGGCCTTCATCTACGTCACCGCCGAAATCCTGCCGGTCGGTGCGCTGTCGGCGATAGCACGAAACCTGCACGTCAGCGTCGTCTGGGTGGGCACGTTGTTGACGTGGTACGCGCTGGTCGCGGCGCTGACCACGGTGCCGTTGGTGCGCTGGACCGCACACTGGCCGCGGCGTCGGGCGCTGCTCCTGAGCCTGGTCTGTCTGACGGCGTCGCAGGTGATCTCGGCGCTGGCGCCCAACTTCGCGGTGCTCGCCGCTGGACGGGTGCTCTGCGCGGTCACGCACGGCCTGCTCTGGTCGGTTATCGCACCGATCGCCACCCGGTTGGTGCCGCCTAGCCACGCCGGTCGCGCCACGATGTCGATTTACATCGGCACCAGCCTGGCGCTGGTGGTGGGCAGCCCGCTGACCGCCGTCCTGAGCCTGATGTGGGGTTGGCGACTGGCTGCGGTCTGCGTCACGGTCGCCGCCGCCGTCGTCACCGTCGCGGCCCGGCTGCTGCTGCCCGAAATGCCGCTCAGCGAGGACCAACTGCAGCACGTGGGACCGCGGGCGCGGCATCACCGCAACTCGCAGTTGATCAAGGTCAGCCTGATCACGATGGTCGGTGTCACCGGCCACTTCGTCTCCTACACCTACATCGTGGTGCTCATCCGCGAGGTCGTCGGCATCCGAGGGCCCAACCAAGCGTGGATGTTGGCCGCCTACGGCGCCGCGGGGGTGATCGCGGTGGCCCTGGTGGCGCGGCCGCTGGACCGTCGGCCCAAGGGCGCCATCGTCATGTGCATCGCCGGGTTGACGATCCCGTTCGTCCTGCTGGCGGCGCTGGCGTTCGGGGGGCATCGCGCCCCGCTGACGTCGTTGCTCGTCGGGACAGCGGCGATCGTGCTGTGGGGCGCGATGGCTACCGCGGTGTCGCCAATGCTGCAGTCGGCGGCGATGCGCAGCGGCGCCGACGATCCGGACGGTGCCTCGGGCCTGTATGTGACGGCGTTCCAGGTGGGCATCATGGCCGGATCGTTGCTGGGCGGGCTGCTGTACGAGCGCAGCGTCGCGATGATGCTCACCGCCTCGGCCGTCTTGATGGCGATCGCCCTGGTCGGGATGGCCACTACCCGGCAGCCGTTCGACGATGCGGCAGCAAGTTCACATGTTCAGTAA
- a CDS encoding L,D-transpeptidase: MSRTMRTLKRARLFAALNAAGAVAVLILGSGLALADPEDAPPAPGVVEPAEPGPFPPLALPPDPFAVPPPADPFAVPPADPAVVPPPGDPFAVPVAAGPVAGQDPTPFVGEPPFRPPTFNPVNGALVGVAKPIIINFAVPIADRALAEQAIHISSIPPVPGKFYWMTPSQLRWRPLQFWPPNTAVNIDAAGTKSSFRTGDALVATADDATHQMTITRNGTVVKTFPMSMGMASGGHQTPNGTYYVLEKMPTVVMDSSTYGVPVNSANGYKVTVQDAVRIDNSGNFVHSAPWSVADQGRRNVSHGCINLSPANAKWFFDNFGSGDPVVVKNSVGIYNKPDGASDWQM; the protein is encoded by the coding sequence ATGTCGCGCACGATGAGGACCCTGAAAAGGGCGCGCCTCTTCGCCGCACTGAACGCAGCCGGCGCGGTTGCGGTGCTGATCCTGGGCTCGGGCCTCGCCCTGGCCGACCCTGAAGACGCGCCGCCCGCACCCGGGGTAGTCGAGCCGGCCGAGCCGGGCCCGTTCCCGCCATTGGCTCTGCCGCCGGATCCGTTCGCCGTGCCGCCGCCTGCTGACCCGTTCGCGGTGCCGCCGGCTGACCCGGCCGTCGTACCGCCGCCCGGTGACCCATTTGCGGTGCCGGTGGCCGCTGGGCCCGTCGCCGGCCAGGACCCGACGCCGTTCGTCGGCGAGCCGCCGTTTCGGCCGCCGACCTTCAACCCGGTCAACGGCGCGCTGGTCGGCGTGGCCAAACCGATCATCATCAACTTCGCGGTGCCCATCGCTGATCGGGCGTTGGCCGAGCAGGCCATCCACATCTCGTCGATTCCGCCGGTGCCGGGCAAGTTCTACTGGATGACACCGTCCCAGCTGCGTTGGCGTCCGTTGCAGTTCTGGCCACCGAACACCGCCGTCAACATCGACGCGGCCGGCACCAAGTCCAGCTTCCGTACCGGTGATGCGTTGGTGGCCACCGCCGATGACGCGACCCACCAGATGACCATCACCCGCAACGGAACCGTCGTTAAGACGTTCCCGATGTCAATGGGGATGGCGTCCGGCGGCCACCAGACGCCAAACGGCACGTACTACGTGCTCGAGAAGATGCCCACGGTGGTCATGGACTCGTCGACGTACGGGGTGCCGGTCAACTCGGCCAATGGCTACAAGGTGACGGTGCAGGATGCCGTCCGGATCGACAACAGCGGAAACTTCGTGCACAGCGCGCCGTGGTCGGTGGCCGATCAGGGCAGACGGAACGTCAGCCACGGCTGCATCAACCTGAGCCCGGCCAACGCGAAGTGGTTCTTCGACAACTTCGGGTCTGGGGATCCGGTCGTCGTCAAGAACTCCGTCGGGATTTACAACAAGCCCGACGGCGCTTCAGACTGGCAAATGTAA
- a CDS encoding L,D-transpeptidase translates to MGRKKGRFFGALKATLMALVLGWALVLGTGPAVAEPDPPPGDPGAPAVEGPPPPPPFIGVAPFGPPRINPANGATVGVGQPIIIDFPTLVDDAGAAEAAVRVSSVPSVPGVFYWQTPTQLRWRPYSFWPAHTEVTVDAGGTVSSFRTGDELVATADDATHQLTVTRNGVVEKTFPISMGMASGGHQTANGTYYVQEKMATVVMDSSTYGVPVNSANGYRITVTDAVRFDNSGNFVHSAPWSVDDQGRRDVSHGCINLSPANAKWFFANFGPGDPIIVKNSTGSYTRNDGSNDWMRVFN, encoded by the coding sequence ATGGGACGGAAGAAGGGGCGCTTCTTCGGTGCCCTGAAGGCAACCCTGATGGCTTTGGTGCTGGGCTGGGCACTGGTACTGGGCACGGGCCCTGCGGTGGCAGAGCCCGATCCCCCGCCGGGCGATCCAGGAGCTCCCGCGGTCGAAGGGCCCCCGCCGCCCCCGCCTTTCATCGGTGTGGCGCCGTTCGGACCGCCGAGGATCAACCCCGCCAACGGCGCGACGGTCGGTGTGGGCCAGCCGATCATCATCGACTTCCCCACGCTGGTGGATGACGCCGGCGCCGCAGAAGCCGCGGTTCGCGTTTCGTCGGTCCCGTCGGTTCCCGGGGTGTTCTACTGGCAGACCCCGACGCAGCTGCGTTGGCGTCCGTACAGCTTCTGGCCCGCCCATACGGAGGTAACCGTCGACGCGGGAGGCACCGTGTCGAGCTTCCGAACCGGGGATGAGCTGGTGGCGACCGCCGACGACGCCACGCACCAGCTGACCGTCACCCGCAACGGTGTCGTGGAGAAGACGTTCCCGATATCGATGGGAATGGCTTCGGGTGGACACCAAACCGCGAACGGCACCTACTACGTCCAGGAGAAGATGGCGACGGTGGTGATGGACTCCTCGACGTACGGGGTCCCGGTCAATTCGGCGAACGGCTACCGGATCACGGTGACGGACGCCGTCCGCTTCGACAACAGCGGCAACTTCGTGCACAGTGCGCCGTGGTCGGTCGACGATCAGGGCAGGCGCGACGTAAGCCACGGTTGCATCAACCTCAGCCCTGCCAACGCCAAGTGGTTCTTCGCCAACTTTGGTCCCGGCGATCCCATCATCGTGAAGAACTCCACCGGCAGCTACACCAGGAACGACGGCTCCAACGACTGGATGCGCGTCTTCAACTAG